One Drosophila kikkawai strain 14028-0561.14 chromosome 3L, DkikHiC1v2, whole genome shotgun sequence genomic window carries:
- the LOC138928303 gene encoding uncharacterized protein — protein sequence MAKLTIILFLFALCAVATSNHFYHLISRTDHSTVTFSPLIHHNMHIEIQGETEKVNEFLKKVDEGRVRLEGPYPGIDIQKKFIPWCGTVDEEDLEKTKDKNIITEEEE from the exons ATGGCAAAGCTGACAATCATCCTTTTCCTATTCGCCCTGTGCGCC GTGGCCACGTCCAATCACTTCTACCATTTGATATCTCGAACAGACCATTCAACAGTAACCTTCAGTCCG CTCATTCACCACAACATGCATATAGAGATACAGGGTGAGACAGAAAAAGTAAACGAATTCTTAAAAAAGGTGGACGAGGGAAGAGTGAGACTAGAAGGTCCGTATCCTGGTATCGATATACAAAAGAAGTTTATCCCTTGGTGCGGCACGGTCGATGAAGAGGACTTGGAGAAAACTAAAGACAAGAATATTATAACTGAGGAGGAGGAATAA